The proteins below are encoded in one region of Miscanthus floridulus cultivar M001 unplaced genomic scaffold, ASM1932011v1 os_2576_2_3, whole genome shotgun sequence:
- the LOC136535159 gene encoding indole-2-monooxygenase-like — translation MAHVHGHHEPLLQAKSPPHAALVVSVLLVVCPLLVLLLVRRRFGTTLSTASARAREQLLSKLPSPPSRLPIIGHLHLIGSLPHVSLRDLAARHGRDGLMLLHLGAVPTLIVSSPSAAQAVLRTQDHIFASRAYSPATDILFYGSTGIAVSPYGEHWRQVKKIVTTHLLTNKKVRSYRHAREHEVRLVVGKIREAATAGTAIDLSELLNSFANDIVCHAVSGKFFREEGRNTLFRELLEANSSLIGGFNVEDYFPVLVKLDIIKRMVCAKAQKVNKMWDILLDMLIDDHASKLALERDGEESDFIDVLLSLQQEYNLTRDHIKAQLVVMFEAGTDTSFIVLEYAMAQLMQNPCLMNKLQTEVRSTIAKGKEIVTEDELNSLAYLKAVIKETLRLHMPAPLLLPHLSMADCNIEGYTIPSGTRAIVNSWALARDPSYWEKADEFMPERFMEGGSAAAMDNKGNDFQYLPFGAGRRMCPGINFASSTIEVMLANLVYHFNWELPMELAKKGIDMTESFGVTVRRAEKLILVPIVPQD, via the exons ATGGCTCACGTTCATGGCCACCATGAGCCTCTGCTGCAGGCCAAGTCTCCTCCACACGCGGCCCTAGTGGTCTCTGTATTGCTCGTCGTCTGTCCTCTTCTCGTCCTCCTTCTAGTGCGCCGTCGCTTTGGAACAACGCTGTCGACCGCCAGCGCAAGAGCCAGAGAACAGCTGCTAAGCAAGCTGCCTTCGCCTCCCAGCAGGCTCCCCATCATCGGCCACCTGCACCTCATCGGCTCCCTCCCGCATGTCTCCCTCCGTGACCTCGCCGCCAGGCATGGCCGCGATGGCCTCATGCTCCTCCACCTCGGCGCCGTACCAACGCTCATCGTCTCCTCACCGAGCGCCGCGCAGGCCGTGCTCCGCACGCAAGACCACATCTTCGCGTCCAGGGCCTACTCCCCCGCCACCGACATCCTCTTCTATGGCTCCACGGGCATCGCCGTCTCGCCCTACGGCGAGCATTGGCGCCAGGTCAAGAAGATCGTCACCACGCACCTCCTCACCAACAAGAAGGTCCGGTCCTACCGCCATGCACGTGAGCATGAG GTGAGGTTGGTGGTGGGTAAGATTCGCGAGGCGGCCACCGCAGGCACTGCTATCGACCTGAGCGAACTGCTCAACTCCTTCGCCAACGACATCGTGTGTCACGCCGTGTCTGGCAAGTTCTTCAGGGAGGAAGGCCGGAATACACTTTTTCGGGAGCTCCTTGAGGCGAACTCGTCACTCATTGGGGGTTTCAACGTAGAGGACTACTTCCCGGTGCTGGTGAAGCTAGACATCATCAAGAGGATGGTGTGTGCAAAGGCACAAAAGGTGAACAAGATGTGGGACATCTTGCTCGATATGCTCATTGATGACCATGCAAGTAAGCTAGCGTTAGAACGTGACGGGGAGGAGAGTGACTTCATTGATGTCTTACTCTCCCTTCAACAAGAGTACAACCTCACAAGAGATCATATTAAGGCGCAGCTAGTG GTAATGTTTGAAGCTGGCACAGATACATCATTCATTGTGCTAGAATATGCGATGGCTCAGCTCATGCAAAACCCCTGCCTCATGAACAAGCTACAAACCGAGGTGAGAAGCACTATAGCCAAGGGAAAAGAGATCGTTACCGAAGACGAGCTTAACAGTTTAGCCTACCTAAAGGCAGTCATCAAAGAGACACTCCGACTCCATATGCCGGCGCCGCTCCTCCTGCCCCACCTCTCCATGGCCGATTGCAACATAGAAGGGTATACAATACCATCAGGAACACGTGCCATTGTTAATAGCTGGGCTCTAGCGAGGGATCCTAGCTATTGGGAGAAAGCAGATGAGTTCATGCCTGAGCGGTTCATGGAAGGGGGTAGCGCCGCAGCTATGGACAATAAGGGAAACGATTTCCAATACTTGCCATTTGGGGCAGGGCGAAGGATGTGCCCAGGTATAAACTTTGCAAGTTCAACTATCGAAGTCATGCTCGCAAACCTTGTCTACCACTTCAATTGGGAGCTACCTATGGAATTAGCAAAGAAAGGCATCGATATGACTGAATCGTTTGGGGTGACAGTGCGTCGTGCAGAGAAACTCATCCTTGTCCCTATAGTTCCACAAGATTAA